The following proteins are co-located in the Flavobacterium sp. CECT 9288 genome:
- a CDS encoding sodium/sugar symporter → MQTLATQDYIVFLCYFILIVGYGIWIYKKKKKEETSSKDYFLAEGSLTWWAIGASLIASNISAEQFIGMSGSGFKMGLAIATYEWMAAFTLIIVAVFFIPVYLKNKIFTMPQYLNQRYNSNVAMIMAVFWLLLYVLVNLTSILYLGALAISSISGLDITLCMIFLAFFAVMITLGGMKVIGYTDVIQVFFLILGGLVTTYLALNLVAEEFGTTGVINGFNLMTTEANDHFHMIFKKTNPNYMDLPGLSVLIGGMLIINLNYWGCNQYITQRALGADLKTARNGILFAAFLKLLMPIIVVLPGIAAFVLYQNGHFGTEMLQDGTVNPDRAYPVLLNLLPVGLKGLSFAALTAAIVASLAGKANSIATIFTLDIYKTKLNVDADEKKLVSIGKKAIVVAMLIAVVVAPFLGIDKKGGFQYIQEYTGFVSPGVFAMFILGFFWKKTTSNAALFATIGGFLLSLAFKFMPAVVDLSFLHSTGFAVPNADGIFEIPFIDRMGFVFLICIVGMYAISMYETARGVKTNGLEIDRTMFKMSPGFIVGMLVVLSLIAAFYTIFW, encoded by the coding sequence ATGCAAACATTAGCCACCCAAGATTATATTGTCTTTTTGTGTTATTTCATCCTGATTGTAGGGTATGGAATTTGGATTTATAAAAAGAAAAAGAAAGAAGAAACCAGCAGTAAGGATTATTTCTTAGCCGAAGGATCCTTGACTTGGTGGGCCATTGGTGCATCATTAATTGCCAGTAATATTAGTGCGGAGCAATTTATAGGAATGAGTGGTAGTGGTTTCAAGATGGGGCTAGCTATTGCAACTTACGAGTGGATGGCGGCTTTTACGTTGATTATTGTTGCTGTTTTCTTTATTCCAGTGTATTTGAAAAACAAAATTTTCACAATGCCTCAGTATTTGAATCAAAGGTATAATAGCAATGTAGCCATGATTATGGCCGTGTTTTGGTTGCTATTATATGTTTTAGTCAATCTTACCTCAATATTGTATTTAGGGGCTCTGGCAATTAGTAGCATTTCTGGTCTTGATATTACTTTGTGTATGATTTTCTTAGCTTTTTTTGCAGTAATGATTACGCTCGGCGGTATGAAGGTAATAGGCTATACTGATGTGATCCAAGTTTTCTTCTTGATATTAGGAGGATTGGTAACGACTTATTTAGCCTTGAATTTAGTTGCCGAAGAGTTTGGTACAACAGGAGTTATTAATGGTTTTAACCTTATGACTACCGAGGCAAACGACCATTTTCATATGATTTTTAAAAAAACGAACCCGAATTATATGGATTTACCAGGTCTGTCTGTTTTGATTGGAGGAATGTTAATCATTAATCTTAATTATTGGGGTTGTAACCAGTATATTACGCAACGTGCATTAGGAGCTGATCTTAAAACGGCTAGAAACGGAATTTTATTTGCTGCATTTTTGAAATTATTAATGCCAATAATTGTAGTATTACCCGGAATAGCAGCCTTTGTATTATATCAAAATGGGCATTTTGGAACCGAAATGCTTCAAGATGGAACCGTAAATCCAGATCGTGCTTATCCAGTGTTGTTAAATTTATTACCAGTAGGTTTAAAAGGGCTTTCTTTTGCTGCACTTACTGCTGCAATTGTAGCTTCGTTAGCTGGAAAAGCGAATAGTATTGCGACTATTTTTACATTAGATATTTACAAAACCAAATTAAACGTTGATGCCGATGAGAAGAAACTTGTTAGCATTGGTAAAAAAGCAATTGTAGTTGCTATGCTTATTGCTGTAGTTGTGGCTCCATTTTTAGGAATTGATAAAAAAGGAGGATTTCAATATATTCAAGAGTATACAGGTTTTGTGAGTCCTGGAGTTTTTGCCATGTTTATTCTTGGTTTCTTCTGGAAGAAAACAACTTCAAATGCGGCTTTGTTTGCAACCATTGGTGGTTTCTTATTGTCGCTTGCTTTCAAATTTATGCCAGCTGTTGTTGATTTGTCATTTTTACATTCAACGGGATTTGCGGTTCCAAATGCAGATGGTATTTTTGAAATTCCTTTTATTGACCGTATGGGATTTGTGTTCTTGATTTGTATCGTTGGCATGTACGCCATAAGCATGTATGAAACTGCGCGCGGAGTTAAAACAAATGGTTTAGAAATAGACCGTACCATGTTTAAAATGTCACCTGGTTTTATAGTTGGGATGTTGGTGGTATTATCTCTGATAGCAGCGTTTTATACTATTTTTTGGTAA
- a CDS encoding UDP-glucose--hexose-1-phosphate uridylyltransferase — translation MKNFDINEDPHRRFNPLINEWVLVSPHRSKRPWQGQKENISVVQLPDYDPECYLCPGNVRANGEVNPNYDSCYVFENDFAALKQEPIAFEENNTPTFFKAKPERGISRVVCFSPRHDLTLPQIEVENIENIVATWQKEYTTLGAIDYINHVQIFENKGSVMGCSNPHPHGQIWAQSSLPTQVEKTHNSLKQYYEQQGRTLLQDYVQEELKVQERIVIENEHFVALVPFWAIWPYETMIVSKRSVSKITDFTSAEVTDFAVILKQLTTKYDNLFETSFPYSSGIHQAPTDGQEHPAWHFHMHFYPPLLRSAAVKKFMVGYEMMGESQRDITPEKSAEVLKCQSNIHYKSVIQN, via the coding sequence ATGAAAAATTTTGATATCAACGAAGATCCTCATAGGCGTTTTAATCCCTTAATCAACGAATGGGTTTTGGTTTCGCCCCATCGTTCCAAAAGGCCTTGGCAGGGCCAAAAAGAAAACATTTCAGTTGTTCAATTACCTGACTACGACCCCGAATGTTACTTGTGCCCAGGTAATGTGCGTGCTAATGGCGAAGTGAATCCTAACTACGATTCTTGTTATGTTTTTGAAAATGATTTTGCTGCGCTAAAACAAGAACCTATTGCTTTTGAAGAAAATAATACCCCTACTTTTTTTAAAGCAAAACCAGAACGAGGCATTTCTAGAGTGGTTTGTTTTTCACCAAGACACGATTTGACTTTACCTCAAATAGAGGTCGAGAATATCGAGAATATTGTAGCGACTTGGCAAAAAGAATACACCACTTTGGGCGCTATAGATTATATTAATCATGTTCAAATTTTTGAAAACAAAGGCAGTGTGATGGGCTGTAGTAATCCGCATCCACACGGTCAAATTTGGGCGCAATCGTCTTTGCCTACGCAAGTTGAAAAAACACATAATAGCTTGAAGCAGTATTATGAGCAACAAGGCCGAACCTTATTGCAAGATTATGTTCAAGAAGAATTGAAGGTGCAAGAGCGCATCGTGATCGAGAATGAGCATTTTGTAGCTTTGGTACCTTTTTGGGCAATTTGGCCTTACGAGACCATGATTGTGAGTAAACGTAGCGTGTCCAAAATCACTGATTTTACTTCAGCTGAGGTTACAGATTTTGCTGTTATTTTAAAACAATTAACCACCAAATACGATAATCTTTTTGAAACCTCATTTCCGTATTCTTCGGGAATTCATCAAGCGCCTACTGATGGTCAAGAACATCCAGCATGGCATTTTCACATGCATTTTTATCCGCCTTTGTTACGCTCTGCCGCAGTAAAGAAATTTATGGTAGGTTACGAAATGATGGGCGAGTCACAGCGTGATATTACTCCAGAGAAAAGTGCTGAGGTATTAAAATGTCAATCAAATATTCATTATAAATCTGTTATCCAAAACTAA
- a CDS encoding glycosyl hydrolase 53 family protein — MKKYFKNSALLSLVIFVFSCSDAGDSSATETPVAKPPVVTEEFIKAADISYLPEIEAAGVIFTNNGKTEDMLTTLKSVGCNTIRIRLWKDPANGHSGLTEVKALAQRVKQAGLKVWLTVHFSDDWADPAVQTTPASWKNLSFTDLKAAVVTYTTTILTEINPDIIQIGNEINTGLLWPQGHLINQEAQCIDLLKTASATIRSKAPSTKLMIHYAGVSATDTNWFFNKVKSVDYDYIGLSYYPIWHGKDMAAVKTTIDALGKNFSKKVIIAETAYPFTLSWNDWTNNIMGLESQLISGFPATPEGQKSFVLAIKDLVKSSTYGQGFAYWGGEWVSFKGDKATNGSTFENQAFYDFSNKSLPVLQAFTN; from the coding sequence ATGAAAAAATACTTTAAAAACTCGGCATTGCTTTCGCTTGTCATATTTGTTTTTTCTTGTTCTGATGCTGGTGACAGTAGCGCTACAGAAACTCCTGTTGCAAAACCACCTGTGGTTACTGAGGAGTTTATCAAAGCCGCTGATATTTCGTATTTGCCAGAAATAGAAGCTGCGGGAGTAATTTTCACTAACAACGGAAAAACAGAAGACATGTTAACCACACTAAAAAGTGTTGGTTGTAATACCATCAGAATTCGTTTGTGGAAAGATCCAGCCAACGGACATTCTGGATTGACCGAGGTAAAGGCTTTGGCGCAGCGCGTAAAACAAGCGGGCTTAAAAGTTTGGTTAACTGTTCACTTTTCTGACGATTGGGCTGATCCTGCGGTTCAAACCACTCCAGCTTCTTGGAAAAACTTATCTTTTACCGATTTAAAAGCTGCGGTAGTCACTTACACCACAACTATTTTGACCGAAATTAATCCAGATATTATTCAAATCGGGAACGAAATCAATACCGGATTGCTTTGGCCTCAAGGGCATTTAATCAATCAAGAAGCACAATGTATAGATTTGTTAAAAACAGCGAGTGCCACCATTCGAAGCAAAGCGCCAAGTACCAAACTTATGATTCACTATGCAGGCGTTTCGGCTACAGATACTAATTGGTTTTTTAATAAAGTAAAAAGTGTTGATTATGATTATATCGGTTTGTCATATTACCCTATTTGGCATGGGAAAGATATGGCTGCGGTAAAAACGACCATTGATGCCTTGGGAAAAAACTTTTCTAAAAAAGTTATCATTGCAGAAACTGCTTATCCTTTTACCTTAAGTTGGAATGACTGGACAAATAATATTATGGGTCTAGAATCACAATTAATATCTGGATTTCCTGCGACTCCCGAAGGTCAAAAGAGTTTTGTTTTGGCGATTAAAGATTTGGTAAAATCCTCTACTTACGGACAAGGGTTTGCGTATTGGGGAGGCGAATGGGTTTCTTTTAAAGGCGACAAAGCTACCAATGGTTCTACTTTCGAAAACCAAGCATTCTATGATTTTTCTAATAAATCATTGCCGGTTTTACAAGCCTTTACCAATTAG
- a CDS encoding DUF4982 domain-containing protein gives MKKTLSFLLVFIAFTAIVFSQARVVKVLDTHWKFQKGNFEDAFNANFNDSKWESVTVPHDWAIYGPFDKKVDIQNVAIIQNGENVATEKTGRTGALPHIGTAWYRNTFTLPKDAKGKKILLLYEGAMSEPQVYLNGKKVGEWAYGYSYFYFDVSQFIQEGDNTLAVKLSNKEFASRWYPGAGLYRKVSVIIKNNESIDQWGQFITTPFISDAVAKVNIKTKASGENTRLVTTIFDAEGHKISAEESSLRFGKEFDQNLKVENPKLWSPETPYLYKAVAQLYVGNELKDELTTRFGIREIKYEANKGFSLNGKVTKFKGVCLHHDLGPLGAAVNKAALRRQLTILKDMGCNAIRSSHNMPSFEQLELADEMGFLFLAESFDEWVLPKVENGYHRFFDEYAEKDIVNLVQATRNHPSIVMWSSGNEVPDQWGEAGVKRAKWLQEIFHREDPTRPVTVGMDQVKATMESGFGALLDIPGLNYRVHLYDEAFKKFPQGFILGSETASTVSSRGIYKFPVVQEKMKQYPDFQSSSYDLEACSWSNVPDEDFVLQDDKPWVIGEFVWTGFDYLGEPTPYDESWPSRSSYFGINDLAGLPKDRYYLYRSRWNTKATTLHILPHWNWEGREGQTTPVFVYTSYNSAELFINGKSMGVQTKNKNTPQNRYRLMWMDVKYEPGTVKVVAYDDNGKVAEEKEIQTAGQPYQIVLDADRKTITADGEDISFVTVSVVDKNGVPCPTATNQLKFKVSGAGTYRAACNGDATSLEMFHKDTMKLFSGKLVVLVRSKTTDGAIQLEVNGAGLKTGKLTLEAKK, from the coding sequence ATGAAAAAAACACTCTCTTTTTTGTTGGTTTTTATAGCCTTCACCGCCATAGTTTTTTCTCAAGCCCGAGTGGTAAAGGTATTGGATACTCATTGGAAATTTCAAAAAGGAAATTTTGAAGACGCTTTTAATGCCAACTTCAACGACTCGAAATGGGAATCGGTTACTGTGCCACACGACTGGGCAATTTATGGTCCTTTTGATAAAAAAGTGGACATACAAAATGTAGCCATTATTCAAAATGGAGAAAATGTAGCTACCGAAAAAACAGGAAGAACCGGAGCCTTACCACATATTGGCACCGCGTGGTATCGCAATACTTTTACTTTGCCAAAAGATGCCAAAGGAAAAAAGATACTATTGCTTTATGAAGGCGCTATGAGCGAACCTCAAGTGTATTTGAATGGGAAAAAAGTGGGAGAATGGGCGTATGGCTATAGTTATTTTTATTTTGATGTTTCTCAATTTATTCAAGAAGGAGACAATACATTAGCTGTAAAATTATCCAATAAAGAATTTGCCTCCCGTTGGTATCCCGGAGCTGGTTTGTATCGAAAAGTAAGTGTTATTATTAAGAACAATGAAAGCATTGACCAATGGGGGCAATTTATAACGACACCTTTTATTAGTGATGCCGTGGCCAAAGTGAATATTAAGACCAAAGCCTCAGGCGAAAACACGCGTTTGGTGACCACCATTTTTGATGCCGAAGGACACAAAATAAGTGCAGAGGAATCTTCCTTACGCTTCGGAAAAGAGTTCGATCAAAATTTAAAAGTAGAGAATCCAAAATTGTGGAGTCCAGAAACTCCTTATTTGTACAAAGCGGTTGCTCAATTGTATGTTGGCAATGAATTGAAAGACGAGCTTACCACCCGTTTTGGAATCCGAGAAATAAAGTATGAAGCCAATAAAGGATTTAGTCTTAATGGAAAAGTGACCAAATTCAAAGGGGTTTGTTTGCATCACGATTTGGGACCTCTTGGTGCTGCGGTAAACAAAGCCGCTTTGCGTAGACAGTTGACCATTTTAAAAGATATGGGATGCAATGCCATTCGCAGTTCGCACAATATGCCTTCTTTCGAGCAATTGGAGTTGGCAGACGAAATGGGCTTTTTGTTTTTGGCAGAGAGTTTCGACGAATGGGTTTTACCAAAAGTAGAAAACGGCTACCACCGCTTTTTTGACGAATATGCCGAAAAAGACATTGTGAATTTGGTGCAAGCGACACGAAATCATCCTTCTATTGTGATGTGGAGTTCAGGAAATGAAGTCCCAGATCAGTGGGGAGAAGCGGGTGTAAAACGAGCCAAATGGTTGCAGGAGATTTTTCATAGAGAAGACCCAACGCGTCCTGTAACCGTAGGAATGGATCAAGTAAAAGCGACTATGGAGTCTGGTTTTGGAGCTTTGTTGGATATTCCAGGATTGAATTATCGCGTGCATTTGTATGATGAGGCATTCAAAAAATTCCCACAAGGATTCATTTTGGGTTCCGAAACTGCTTCAACGGTGAGTTCTAGAGGGATTTACAAATTTCCTGTCGTGCAAGAAAAAATGAAGCAGTATCCAGACTTTCAATCTTCATCGTATGATTTGGAAGCCTGTAGTTGGTCCAATGTTCCCGATGAAGATTTCGTACTTCAGGATGATAAACCTTGGGTAATTGGTGAATTCGTTTGGACAGGATTTGATTATTTGGGCGAACCGACACCTTATGACGAAAGCTGGCCGTCTCGTAGTTCTTATTTCGGAATTAACGATTTAGCAGGCTTACCGAAAGACCGTTATTATTTGTACCGAAGCCGTTGGAACACCAAGGCAACTACGCTACACATCTTACCCCATTGGAATTGGGAAGGTCGTGAAGGACAAACAACTCCTGTTTTTGTGTACACCAGTTACAACAGTGCTGAACTTTTTATCAATGGCAAAAGTATGGGCGTACAAACCAAAAACAAGAACACGCCGCAAAACCGTTACCGCTTGATGTGGATGGATGTAAAATATGAACCAGGAACGGTAAAAGTCGTAGCTTATGATGACAATGGCAAAGTGGCTGAAGAGAAGGAAATTCAAACGGCAGGTCAACCGTACCAGATTGTTTTGGATGCAGATCGAAAAACCATCACAGCCGATGGCGAGGATATTTCGTTTGTGACGGTTTCTGTAGTGGATAAAAATGGAGTTCCTTGTCCAACAGCAACGAACCAGTTGAAATTTAAAGTGTCTGGAGCGGGTACGTATCGCGCCGCTTGTAATGGAGATGCGACTTCACTCGAGATGTTCCATAAAGACACGATGAAATTGTTTAGCGGAAAATTGGTTGTACTAGTACGATCGAAAACTACCGATGGAGCCATCCAATTAGAAGTTAACGGAGCTGGATTAAAGACAGGTAAATTGACTTTGGAAGCAAAGAAATAA
- a CDS encoding aldose epimerase family protein: MKIKHISHFNTVSVLKSFSSMLNGEEVSICELVNSKGMQMTVMGYGATLTSLKVPLKNGNLVDVVLGFETLEEYIKSYDLPSAPYFGAIVGRFAGRISNAEFKLGGKSYLLNKNNNGNSLHGGSIGLSQRNWKLKSKKEGKNPSVTFTYCSKHNEEFFPGDVVVDVTYMLTDENEMIVEYVAHASQDTILNLTHHSYFNLDGHHNSVADQEMRVNSQRILETTSSGIPTGRFLNVANCPFDFTNSRNCPATIDTTFVLNKEKEYAASLYSSDKLLRMSVYTNQPAVHVYVGGNCFGQIKGKDNAAYHATSGICFETQNFPDAPNHDHFPSAILKKGELYYHKTIYKFKSF; encoded by the coding sequence ATGAAAATAAAACATATATCACATTTTAATACGGTTTCTGTACTGAAATCATTTAGTTCTATGCTTAATGGTGAAGAGGTCTCTATTTGTGAACTTGTCAACAGTAAGGGAATGCAAATGACGGTGATGGGTTATGGAGCTACACTTACATCTTTAAAAGTGCCTTTAAAAAATGGTAATTTGGTTGACGTAGTTTTGGGTTTTGAAACCCTAGAGGAATATATAAAATCCTATGATTTGCCAAGTGCTCCTTATTTTGGTGCTATTGTAGGAAGGTTTGCAGGAAGGATAAGTAATGCCGAATTCAAGCTTGGTGGAAAATCTTACTTGTTAAATAAAAACAACAATGGAAATTCGTTACACGGAGGTAGCATTGGCCTGAGCCAGAGAAACTGGAAACTAAAGAGTAAAAAAGAAGGTAAAAATCCATCTGTTACGTTCACCTATTGCAGTAAGCATAATGAAGAATTTTTTCCTGGAGACGTTGTGGTTGATGTGACTTATATGCTTACCGATGAAAATGAAATGATAGTAGAGTATGTGGCGCATGCATCACAAGACACTATTTTAAACCTAACGCATCACAGCTATTTTAACCTAGATGGACATCATAATTCTGTTGCTGATCAGGAGATGCGTGTTAATTCACAAAGAATATTAGAAACCACAAGTTCAGGAATTCCCACCGGTCGATTTTTGAATGTTGCTAATTGCCCTTTCGATTTTACAAATAGCAGAAATTGTCCCGCTACAATAGATACTACTTTTGTTTTAAACAAAGAAAAAGAGTACGCTGCTTCTTTGTACAGCAGCGATAAATTATTAAGAATGTCTGTTTACACCAATCAACCTGCTGTACATGTATATGTAGGCGGGAATTGTTTTGGACAAATAAAAGGGAAAGATAACGCGGCATATCACGCTACTAGTGGGATTTGTTTTGAAACTCAAAATTTCCCTGATGCTCCTAATCATGATCATTTCCCGAGTGCGATTCTCAAAAAAGGCGAGCTATATTACCATAAAACTATTTATAAATTTAAATCTTTTTGA
- a CDS encoding glycosyl hydrolase 53 family protein, whose translation MIATVRIFQRLVLLLLFISSTTIALGQKKNKLAFAKGADVSWLPQMEATGYRFYDADGKEKDCLQLLKERGMNTIRLRVFVNPSQDKASGHCSKEETVAMALRAQKAKMRIMIDFHYSDTWADPAKQAKPAAWANLSFDALQNKVYEHTFDVLTALKKAGVTPEWVQVGNEIPGGMLWPDGSTNNLAQLAQLLNKGYEATKAVNDKIKVIVHVDEGNNNEKFRWFFDKATEHQVKYDVIGLSYYPFWIKKDYSETIADLQKNLNDMASRYQKEVMVVEVGGVDEQVQNTKELLVATIKAVRAVPNHKGLGVLYWEPQGAKSWSGYGLSAWQQDGKPSPALDAFKE comes from the coding sequence ATGATTGCCACTGTTAGAATTTTTCAAAGATTAGTGTTACTGCTTCTTTTTATAAGTAGTACCACTATCGCTTTGGGACAAAAGAAAAATAAATTGGCTTTCGCCAAAGGGGCAGACGTGAGTTGGTTACCTCAAATGGAAGCCACTGGTTACCGTTTTTATGATGCCGACGGAAAGGAAAAAGATTGTTTGCAATTGCTAAAAGAACGCGGTATGAATACCATTCGTTTGCGTGTGTTTGTCAATCCAAGTCAAGACAAAGCCAGTGGTCATTGCAGTAAGGAAGAAACAGTAGCTATGGCCTTGCGTGCTCAAAAAGCCAAAATGCGCATTATGATTGATTTTCATTATAGCGATACTTGGGCCGATCCAGCCAAACAAGCCAAACCTGCTGCTTGGGCCAATTTATCATTCGATGCGTTACAAAATAAAGTCTATGAACATACATTTGATGTGTTGACCGCTTTAAAAAAAGCAGGTGTTACTCCAGAATGGGTTCAGGTGGGGAATGAAATTCCAGGCGGAATGCTTTGGCCTGATGGGAGTACGAACAATTTGGCTCAACTAGCGCAATTATTGAATAAAGGTTACGAAGCGACCAAAGCTGTGAATGACAAAATCAAAGTAATTGTGCACGTAGATGAGGGAAACAACAACGAAAAATTCCGTTGGTTTTTTGATAAAGCTACTGAACATCAAGTAAAGTATGACGTTATTGGTCTGTCTTACTATCCATTTTGGATCAAGAAAGACTATTCAGAAACCATAGCCGATTTACAAAAAAACCTAAACGATATGGCTTCTCGTTATCAGAAAGAGGTAATGGTGGTAGAAGTTGGCGGTGTTGATGAACAAGTACAAAACACCAAAGAACTTCTAGTTGCTACGATCAAAGCCGTAAGAGCCGTTCCTAATCATAAAGGCTTGGGCGTTTTGTATTGGGAGCCGCAAGGAGCCAAATCTTGGAGTGGTTATGGCTTGAGTGCTTGGCAACAAGACGGAAAACCTTCACCAGCATTGGATGCTTTTAAAGAATAA
- a CDS encoding toxin-antitoxin system YwqK family antitoxin — MKKYIIFAVLLFTGIASAQESNPKLEAIGELVKTTYYFENGKVQQEGFFKNGKLEGIWTSFDENGNKLSVATYANGEKIGKWLFWNGNKLNEVEYSNSRIASVKTWKQDALVNN; from the coding sequence ACAGGAATCGCATCAGCTCAAGAAAGTAATCCAAAACTAGAAGCCATTGGAGAATTAGTAAAAACAACTTACTACTTTGAAAATGGAAAAGTTCAACAAGAAGGATTTTTCAAAAACGGAAAATTAGAAGGGATTTGGACTTCATTTGACGAAAACGGAAACAAACTAAGTGTTGCTACTTATGCAAATGGAGAAAAAATTGGAAAATGGCTTTTTTGGAATGGAAACAAACTAAATGAAGTTGAATATTCAAACAGTAGAATTGCATCTGTTAAAACTTGGAAACAAGACGCCCTAGTTAACAATTAA
- the galK gene encoding galactokinase: MNDSLIQKTTAFFQETFGNAPEKIVLSPGRINIIGEHVDYNDGYVLPAAIDKIICFAFEKSNTTTSRIVAIDLNQEFEIDLSQSIQLSSTVWNNYILGVLKQLQDNGFDCSGVNCVFSSNIPVGSGLSSSAALECGFLFGMQSLFNLDISQQNRALMSQKAEHWVGINCGIMDQFASVHGLENKVIKLDCNTLEFEYHNADFKDYALVLFDSNVKHSLFTSAYNKRREECEEGLAIIKANFPEINSFRNCTETQLLTLKDKMDAVVFTRVYYVVKEIARVSKACEALDAGNIELLGQLLFETHDGLSREYEVSCPELDYLVELALAEDSVIGSRLMGGGFGGCTINLIKKGNEEAVKQKFAQLYLEKWNIELKIYDVKIGNGTSLYNAN; this comes from the coding sequence ATGAATGATTCATTAATACAAAAAACGACCGCTTTTTTTCAGGAAACATTTGGTAATGCACCCGAAAAAATAGTGCTTTCTCCAGGAAGAATTAACATCATTGGGGAACACGTAGATTACAACGATGGCTATGTACTGCCTGCTGCTATAGATAAGATTATTTGCTTTGCTTTCGAAAAAAGCAACACCACTACTTCTCGAATTGTGGCTATCGATTTGAATCAAGAATTCGAAATCGATTTGTCGCAAAGCATTCAACTCAGTTCAACCGTTTGGAACAATTACATTTTAGGGGTTTTGAAACAGTTACAAGACAATGGATTTGATTGTAGTGGAGTCAATTGCGTATTTAGTAGCAATATTCCTGTAGGTTCTGGATTGTCGTCTTCGGCTGCTTTAGAATGTGGTTTCCTTTTCGGAATGCAATCACTTTTCAATCTAGACATTAGCCAACAAAATCGCGCTTTGATGAGCCAAAAGGCAGAACATTGGGTGGGAATCAATTGTGGTATTATGGACCAATTTGCCAGTGTGCACGGACTAGAAAATAAGGTTATCAAATTGGATTGCAATACCTTAGAATTTGAGTACCATAACGCTGATTTTAAAGACTATGCTTTGGTGTTGTTCGATAGTAATGTGAAGCATTCCTTGTTTACATCCGCGTATAACAAAAGAAGAGAAGAATGTGAGGAAGGTTTGGCGATTATTAAAGCTAATTTTCCTGAAATTAATAGTTTCAGAAATTGTACCGAAACGCAATTGTTGACTTTGAAAGACAAAATGGATGCTGTTGTTTTTACACGCGTGTATTATGTAGTAAAAGAAATTGCTCGTGTGTCTAAAGCCTGCGAAGCTTTGGATGCTGGAAATATTGAGCTTTTGGGGCAGTTACTTTTTGAAACACACGATGGTTTGTCTAGAGAATATGAAGTGAGCTGCCCCGAGTTGGATTACTTGGTCGAATTGGCCTTAGCCGAAGATTCAGTAATAGGTTCCCGATTGATGGGTGGTGGTTTTGGAGGTTGCACCATCAACTTGATTAAAAAAGGAAATGAAGAAGCTGTAAAACAAAAATTTGCCCAATTGTACCTAGAAAAATGGAACATTGAATTGAAAATTTATGATGTGAAAATCGGAAACGGTACATCCTTATATAATGCAAATTAA